Below is a genomic region from Flavobacterium ginsengisoli.
TTGCCAAAATGTTGCAACAGCTTTTGGGTTTAAAAGAATTACCAAAAAATCTCGATTCTACAGATGGTTTGGCAGCTGCGGTTTGTCATCACTTCAATTCAGGGAAAGTTGTCGCGGGAAAAAGCTATTCGGGTTGGGATGCTTTTGTAAAACAAAACGAGGATCGGGTGAAAAAATAAGTCAATGTGCCAATTTGATAATTAGATAATTCTGTAGACAACAAATAAATTATCTAATTGACACATTCTCTAATTATCTAATTAAAAATGTCAGGAATTTACATTCACATACCTTTTTGCAAGCAAGCTTGCCATTATTGCGACTTTCATTTTTCAACTTCGATGAAAAAGAAAGACGATATGGTTTTGGCATTGGCCAAAGAAATTGGCATGCGTAAAAATGAGTTTGAAAATGAGATTGTAGAAACCATTTATTTTGGCGGAGGAACTCCCTCGGTTTTGTCAAATGATGAAATAAACTTTTTAATTTCTGAAGTTTATAAGAATTACAAAGTTGTAGAAAATCCAGAAATAACGCTTGAGGCCAATCCTGATGATTTGTCAGCGGAACGAATTCTGAAATTATCTAAAAGTCCGATAAATCGTTTAAGCATCGGAATTCAGTCTTTTTATGAAGAGGATTTGAAAATGATGAATCGCGCTCATAATTCGGCAGAAGCCAAAAAATGCTTAGAGGAAGCAACAAAATATTTTGACAATATTTCATTGGATTTAATTTATGGAATTCCAGGATTGAGTGATGAAATGTGGAAGCAGAATATTCAAACTGCTTTGGATTTTGGTGTTCCGCACATTTCGAGTTATGCTTTGACGGTTGAGCCAAAAACAGCTTTAAGCAAATTAATTCAAACCGGAAAAGTTGCAGAACCACAAGATGAAGTCGCTTCCAACCATTTTACAATTTTGGTTGAAATGCTGCAAAAGAATGGTTTTATTCATTACGAATTATCCAATTTCGGGAAAGAGAATTATTTCTCTAAAAACAATTCGGCGTATTGGCTGGGGAAAAAATATATCGGAATCGGTCCTTCGGCACATAGTTATGATGGCGAAAAAAGAGGCTGGAATATTGCGAATAATTCATTGTATTTAAAAGCGATTCAAAACGACGAACTTCCTATTGAAACAGAAATTCTAACCATTTCAGATCGTTATAACGAATATATCATGACAGGATTACGAACGATTTGGGGTGTTTCTTTAGAAAGAATTGAAAAGGAATTCGGTTCAGAATATTTGAATTATTTATTAGAACAATCTCAAAAGTTCTTAAACGACGATTTACTTTCGATCGAAAATAACATTCTAAAACCCACGATTAAAGGAAAATTTTTAACGGATGGAATTGCTTCAGATTTGTTTTATGTTGAAAGTTAAGTTTAACCGCAAAGTTCGCTAAGGTTTACGCAAAGAACGCAATCTATTTTTTTATAGGAATAAATCTATATTTTAAGGCGCAAGTATTATATTTGAAGCTTTTAAATATTGATTTTATGCCCGAAAATGATTTATCACGAATTGTGTTTCATTCAGCTTTGAAGGTTCATCAAACTTTAGGACCTGGACTTTTAGAAAGTGCTTATGAAGAATGTCTATTTTATGAGTTAAAAAAATTTAACTTGACAGTTGAAAAACAAAAGGCTCTACCATTAATTTACGAAGATGTAAAATTAGATGTTGGTTATCGATTAGATATTTTAGTAGAAAATAAACTAATTTTGGAAATAAAGTCTGTAGATTGCTTAAATGAAGTTCATTTTGCTCAACTATTGACTTACTTAAAATTAACAAATTGCAAACTAGGCTTATTAATAAATTTTAATGTTGCATTACTAAAACATGGAGTTAAAAGAATAGCAAACAATCTTTAATAAAATCCTAGCGACCTTTGCGTAAACCTTAGCGAACCTTGCGGTTAAATTATGATAGCAAAAATCAACAACTTCGAAATTGACTTATCAAAACCCATTGATATTTCTATTCCTTTAACCAATACAGATGAAAATCCGATTGCTTGGTATATTGAAAAACCGGTCATTGAACCAGTAGTTTTTGGCGACTGGATTGGTAAAGTTTCAGAAGGAAAATCATCTACTAATTTCAATAATATTTTCTTCAATCCGCATGGACACGGAACGCATACGGAATGTTTAGGTCATATTACGAATGATTTTTACAGCATTAATCAATCGCTAAAACAGTTTTTCTTTTTTGCTAAACTAATTACAGTTGAACCTGAAAAAATTGGAGATGATTTTGTGATTACAAAAGAACAGGTTCAAAAAGCTTTAAGCGCTTCGACTTCGCTCAGCGTGACAAATGAGGCTTTAATTATAAGAACAGTTCCAAATCAAAAAGAAAAGAAATCAAGAAAATATTCGAATACAAATCCACCATATTTGTCTGAAGAAGCCGCGATTTTCATCCGCGAAAGCGAAATTCAGCATTTATTGATCGATTTGCCAAGTGTAGACAAAGAACATGACGAAGGAAAATTATTAGCACACAAAGCGTTTTGGAATGTAAAAGACACGCACAAGGTAAATCCAGATGCAAGATTTAATGCTACAATTACTGAAATGATTTATGTTTCAGACGAAATTGAAGACGGAAATTATATCCTAAATCTCCAAATCGCTTCGTTTGAAAATGATGCTAGCCCATCAAAACCAATTTTATATACGATTTAAGGTTTGCCACGAATTTCACGAATTTGCACGAATTTCTTTTTTATTTTGCCACAGATTAAAAAGATTTGCACAGATTTAATCATTTTAATCCTTTAATCTGTGGCAAAAAAATTAGTGCAAATTCGTGTAATTAGTGACAAAAAAACTAAACAATATGATTACTGTTTCTACAGATAAAACAAAACTCGACGTTCCGTTTATACAGAACTTTTTAAAAGATATTTATTGGGCTGCGGGACGAACCATGGAAGAAGTCCAACGTACGATTGATGCTTCTGTCTGTTTCGGAATTTATTTAGATGGTAAACAAGTTGGTTTTGCGCGAGTCATAACTGATTATGTTGTGTTTGCTTATTTAATGGATGTTTTTATTACTGAAGAGCATCGCGGAAAAGGGTTTTCATCCATTTTAATTGAAGCTCTGATGAACGACCCTCAATTGCAAGAAGTTAAAATCTGGCGATTAGCAACTACCGACGCTCACTTTTTATACGAGAAGTTCGGATTTACAAAACTGAATCATCCTGAAAAGATGATGGAAAAAATAATAAAATGAAAACAGTTTTAAAACTTGAGGAAGTCGCTTTATTTGTTCTCGGAATATTTTTATTCAACCGTTTAAATTATGAATGGTGGTGGTTTTTGGTTTTAATTTTAGCTCCCGATTTATCTATGATTGGCTACGCTTTTGGAAACAAGATCGGAGCACTTCTATACAACATCTTTCACCATAAAGGAATAGCACTTTTAATTTATGCCGCCGGCTGTTATTTAAATAT
It encodes:
- a CDS encoding GNAT family N-acetyltransferase; translation: MITVSTDKTKLDVPFIQNFLKDIYWAAGRTMEEVQRTIDASVCFGIYLDGKQVGFARVITDYVVFAYLMDVFITEEHRGKGFSSILIEALMNDPQLQEVKIWRLATTDAHFLYEKFGFTKLNHPEKMMEKIIK
- the hemW gene encoding radical SAM family heme chaperone HemW, which encodes MSGIYIHIPFCKQACHYCDFHFSTSMKKKDDMVLALAKEIGMRKNEFENEIVETIYFGGGTPSVLSNDEINFLISEVYKNYKVVENPEITLEANPDDLSAERILKLSKSPINRLSIGIQSFYEEDLKMMNRAHNSAEAKKCLEEATKYFDNISLDLIYGIPGLSDEMWKQNIQTALDFGVPHISSYALTVEPKTALSKLIQTGKVAEPQDEVASNHFTILVEMLQKNGFIHYELSNFGKENYFSKNNSAYWLGKKYIGIGPSAHSYDGEKRGWNIANNSLYLKAIQNDELPIETEILTISDRYNEYIMTGLRTIWGVSLERIEKEFGSEYLNYLLEQSQKFLNDDLLSIENNILKPTIKGKFLTDGIASDLFYVES
- a CDS encoding GxxExxY protein, whose translation is MPENDLSRIVFHSALKVHQTLGPGLLESAYEECLFYELKKFNLTVEKQKALPLIYEDVKLDVGYRLDILVENKLILEIKSVDCLNEVHFAQLLTYLKLTNCKLGLLINFNVALLKHGVKRIANNL
- a CDS encoding DUF4260 domain-containing protein, which encodes MKTVLKLEEVALFVLGIFLFNRLNYEWWWFLVLILAPDLSMIGYAFGNKIGALLYNIFHHKGIALLIYAAGCYLNIEIAQLAGIILFSHSAMDRIFGYGLKYEKGFKYTHLGEIGK
- a CDS encoding cyclase family protein — its product is MIAKINNFEIDLSKPIDISIPLTNTDENPIAWYIEKPVIEPVVFGDWIGKVSEGKSSTNFNNIFFNPHGHGTHTECLGHITNDFYSINQSLKQFFFFAKLITVEPEKIGDDFVITKEQVQKALSASTSLSVTNEALIIRTVPNQKEKKSRKYSNTNPPYLSEEAAIFIRESEIQHLLIDLPSVDKEHDEGKLLAHKAFWNVKDTHKVNPDARFNATITEMIYVSDEIEDGNYILNLQIASFENDASPSKPILYTI